The window CGTCCGGCGCGGGGTCTGGCATTCGCCCCCGCGTCAGACCGGGGGCGAATGCCTAGGGCTTTTTTTCCAGCGGCCAGCTCGGCACTTCGCGGCGGGCACCGGTGGCAAGTGCCGGGGCCGGCATGTCGCCCCACTGGCCCTGCCCTTCGCTCGGGTTCGGACTGGCCGCCGCGTTTGCCGGGGATTGCGCGGGTTGTTGAGGAGTGGAAGGCATTTGTTCGCGACGACGATGGCGCAGGGCAAATTCGGCGACAGCGTCGATATCCTCTTCGGCGATGGCCGTGGCGCCACGCCATGCCGCGTGAGCGCGAGCCGCGCGCAACCACACCAGATCAGCGCGCAAGCCATCGACGCTGGCCGCGAAACAACGCTCGGTGATGTGCGCCAGCGCGACATCGTCCAGAGGAATGCCGGCCAACGCGCTGCGGGCGTTTTCGCAACGCTCGCGCAGGGCCTGTTGTGCGCTTTCCCACTGGGCACAGAATCCTTGTGGATCGCTGTCGAAATCCAGCCGCCGGCGAATGATCTGCCCGCGCTCGGTCGGTGCGGTATGGCCACTGAGCGCGACGTTGATGCCGAAGCGATCAAGCAACTGCGGGCGCAACTCGCCCTCTTCCGGGTTCATGGTGCCGATCAGTACAAACTTCGCCGAATGCCGGTGGGAAATACCGTCGCGCTCGATCAGGTTGGTGCCGCTGGCAGCGACGTCGAGCAACAGATCGACCAGATGATCGGGCAGCAGATTGACTTCATCGACATAGAGCACGCCACCGTCAGCCTTGGCCAACACGCCGGGGGAAAACTGCGCGCGGCCGTCGCTGAGGGCGGCATCGAGATCGAGCGTGCCGACCAGGCGCTCCTCGGTCGCGCCCAGCGGCAAAGTGACGAACTGGCCGCTGGCGAGCAGATCTGCGAGGCCTCGGGCCAGGGTGGATTTGGCCATGCCACGCGGGCCTTCGATCAGCACACCGCCGATTTTCGGGTCGATGGCGGTGAGGCACAGGGCGAGTTTCAGGTCATCGGCGCCGACCACGGCGGAGAGCGGGAAATGTGGGGTGTCAGTCATTTGGGCTTTTCTCTTTCGTG of the Pseudomonas sp. Seg1 genome contains:
- a CDS encoding AAA family ATPase — its product is MTDTPHFPLSAVVGADDLKLALCLTAIDPKIGGVLIEGPRGMAKSTLARGLADLLASGQFVTLPLGATEERLVGTLDLDAALSDGRAQFSPGVLAKADGGVLYVDEVNLLPDHLVDLLLDVAASGTNLIERDGISHRHSAKFVLIGTMNPEEGELRPQLLDRFGINVALSGHTAPTERGQIIRRRLDFDSDPQGFCAQWESAQQALRERCENARSALAGIPLDDVALAHITERCFAASVDGLRADLVWLRAARAHAAWRGATAIAEEDIDAVAEFALRHRRREQMPSTPQQPAQSPANAAASPNPSEGQGQWGDMPAPALATGARREVPSWPLEKKP